TCCCACTGCTAATTAGGccccctaggtagcagaaattatccactaccTATCTCTAAAAAGCCTCAGGAGAAAATTAATTTCCTGTGTAACTGTAGTCTTTATAGCttctgtgcatcttccacatacaaacactgctCACTCTAATAACCTTCctattattccactgcacctTTTGTATGTCTACAGCTTGCACTTGGTACACTGTATGGAACTGCTGCCTACACATTTCTTACTAGAACCTTAGTTTACTAAGTTAATCTTAAGGtactttgattccaggttttgcttccacacctggagtTTCGTTTTTAGTTCTGTTATAGAATCTGCTATGACAGCAAGATCATTAACATATAGCAGTTCCCAGGGGCAGCCAGTCTTGAGTTCTTCTGTTATGGACCTGAGGACAATGATAAATAGAATGGGGCTAAAAACCAAACCTTAATGAACACTCACCTGTacgctaaattcatcactgaattCATGATTAACTCTCACCTTATTAACAGAACCTCTGTTTATGGCTTTTACAGCTTTCACAAGCCACTCTTCTACCTCTACATTCCTCAGAGCCCACCATATTACACAGTGGAATATTCTGTCTAaatcaacaaatgccaagtacaatggtttattCATAGCCAAATACTTCTGCAATTGTCTGACTATAAAgatggcatcagtagtgcttctctcCAGCATgaagccaaactgcatttcatctaatcTGATTGTTCCTTATTGATTCGGCCAAGACTATTTATGTAAGTTTCATGACCAAGTCCAGCAGTCTGATGCCTCATAATTACTTCTAAGGTATCACTTGTAGTagctgactataatgctgctgcaccagtcattggggatgacaccttcctgaataacctgattaattATATGGGTAATTAGATTGTATCCATCTctaacaaatattttaagcatatcAGCAATGGATCTGGgagctttccttgtcttcatatccttaattaccTTATCTATCATACCACTGTCAACATGAATGGCCAGTCCCTATGTTGGGTTCAGATAGGGGAGATTCcctatctttcattcattctctacatttaatAGCCTTTTGTCGTAGCACTTCCATgcatctttcttttcagaatcagaaTAAAAGCATACCATTATTCATCTGTACAGACTTCTCTTTGATACATTGTCTAGCAATCTGGAATACCTCAAATTTTCATTTCtacaagaacacaatacatcgcccagtccaggaattgaaaccacaatattactatcatgagtgcaacacctcaaccatgtgcctccacatacatgtatcatcCAGAGATTTTAAACCTAGAAAATTTTGTGCTAAATTGTCTTAAAGCAAGGTCATGCCAGGAATACTTCTGAACATAGGCCTGCTGGATCAATATAAGTTATTAAATTACAAGTCatgttcattaaaaaaatttactaCAAAATCTGCATCTGCTGTTCTTTGGCTATATTGTCAGAATATATTAGTNNNNNNNNNNNNNNNNNNNNNNNNNGGGGGgaggaaagaaaagatatattcCCATTGCTTGTAATGTTAcgaagggaggtaagtagtttcCTTGCCTTGAGTTATAGTGTATGaatgcaaaagcaaaaaaaaaaaaaaacccaatagaaataaatatttggggaaaaaaaactcCTTTAAGTAATGGCCAGTGACTAAAATGAGGTCAACCATATGCTTTACAAAATGTTTTTTGAAGTTGAGGGAGTGGTGGATTGAAAAAGGAGTAGACAAATTaccatgtttaacccttttgttaccatatttctgttgaaataaactacttttgcttcaattaattttgtcattattaagctactgtttggaaaataaattaacatggaattttgatggaagggttttgatttatatcaatttaagcattaaatttattttacatagaACCAGGGATAGTCTTGGTTGGGTTGATATGTAAAGGATAaatatactttcaaattttggcacaaggccaacaattctgggagaggggactaatcgattatatacatcaaccgcagtgctcaactagtacctattttactgaccctgagaAGATAAAgagctaagtcaaccttggttgaatttgaactcagaacataaagacggaagaaatgctgctaagtattttgcctgacatgctaacaattctactggCTTGCTGCCTTTGTAAAGGATTAATATAATCAAGATTTTAACCTTGTCCAATacctgagtgaaaaaaaaaaaagttacatgaATGTAAACTATTTTGTCTTCTCTATAATATTGGGGAGGTGGAAgggaaaaatttcaataaaatatttttttttagttaagtcCTGATATTTGTTAATTTGAGAAGAACTGCACTGTAAGGTTATAAAAGATTTGGTTCATTGCAGTTGTCTCAATATCTACCTTTGTaactagaaaataatattaatgatgtaaGATAATCTTTAAAATGATGGATAAATTGTTGGTtataaattttggcaaaaagtcaGCAGGTTTGTGGGGAGGAGCTAAGTTGAATAAATCgccccgtgttcaactggtacttactttattgatccctgaaaggctgaaaggcaaagttgaccttggtggaatttgaactcagaacataaagatgtacaaaatgccactaagcatttagcccagcatgctaatgattattagctcgccaccttaatgatggATAAGATATTGACAATAAAGATGAAAGAGCAAAGAGAGCGAGTTGAAGTTATTTCATTGAGCTAAAGCTGTCTTAGATAGTACCAGAGCTCTTATCAATGGGTCTCTGCTATATGACTtcttattgttaataaaaattggcggctttaaataaatttacaagtCAGAAATGTGtaattaagcctttagcattcagattactctgtcaagtttgatatttatttattcacattgttttgaattaatcatgcattatcatgtaaCTGGAGGTTTTGATAGTGTGAtagttcatttttagaatgacattctagagtatgtgtaagaggccagattgtgagtttgaatatgaaacagctggatatggccagtttaaatgctaaacagttaaagcAATgagaatgataaagatgatgaaggTGACTAAGAACAGCAACTACAAAAAACATATCAAGAAATTTATTCATACAAATTTGTCTAGgtgatgaaggaaaaaaaaaaaaaaaaaattttaaatgacaatttttttttttattgaaagaaaagaagccTGACTGTGATAGGAGCGATACATACTGCATTGCCTTGCAAAAACAGGGATGAGCAGAGCAAGCAGTGAAAGAAACTGTTCTGGTCATCAGGATTCCATGAAAacaaattctgaattaaaatgtACATTGATAGAGGTTTTATTTTCTGCCTTTTTAAATTTCCTCAATAATTGTTTTGAGATCTTCTTTGGAAAACATTTGGAAGTTTTTCTCCCGCGTCACAGTTGCCATCTGTAATGAGAACCGCAGTTGTAGTCATTAAAACAGGATTACATTATCACAAGAATCATAAGGGCTTAACGATTAAGGAACATGAAAAGTCCtgccacacaccatcatcatctttttgcaactcttttcatgctggcatgggttagatggtttgactgataTTGGTAAGATGGAGAGCAACACAAGGCACTGGTTGTCTGTTTTAGTTGggttcctaatgtcaaccactctatatagtgtactgggtgtcttatGTGTGTTACTGGcacgggtgccttttacgtgtcactagcATGGGTGTCTTTCATGTGTCACTAGCACTGGCCATGACCATGATTTCACTTGTCATTGCCAgttaaaatatcaactagatgACTTAAATGCTCAATACACTTGGTGTACAGTGACTGGTTATTGTTTAGCCATAGGACTGTACTGATtcagcagaactatgatcaaagtgTTCTAATTGTGTAATCACTACATCCTTTATTCAGACAGTGTATCTAGAATGACATTATGcaacatgtaattttattttgaagacaacagattgtaatttgagggaaatttggctgttatttccagaaaATATATTGGTTAAAACCATAAGCAAGTAAATGGTTACATTGATGTTCTATTTCATAGACATGATTCAGTGATAGAGCACATGTGCTTGAACTAGGTTTTAATACTCAATCAAGAGATTTAAAAAGTGGTTGAAGTCAATCATTATTCACAAAATGGAAGTACCAGCCTTATGGTTCATGTAATCATTATCTCCTCTTTGGTATGAGAATTTCTGTTTGTTGCTAACAACATTTTGTTTCTCAGATTTAGTTTATTACAAATCAAAATCTGTTGTAGAACAAGTCTCTATGTGATTGCCCGAcaagctagaaataataaccatatTCTCCACCATATCAAACACTATCGTAAAAAAAGAGGGGTGGGGAATTGTTTAATGCTATCGACCATACATTTTCTCCATTCATCATCATgaaacatccgttttccatgttggcatgagttggacggtttgacaggagctgaccaggctccatgtctgttttggcatggtttctacagctggatgcccttcctaatgccagccacttcgtGTACTGGGTACTGTAAAAAGGCAAAACCTGTTGAAGAAGGGCTGGATAAATAGGTGCTTCACTGAACACATTTTAAGctactaaacaaataaaaaaacactaAGATCAACAGTTACAAAGATAACACTCACCTCGACATTAGTTGAGTCTAGTTTTTCTTCCATGACTTGCTGCAAAATCTTTAGAGCTTCTTTACGTGCGTTATCCAGACTCATTGACTAGACAGAAGAAAGACCAGATATCTCACCATCATCCACATTGCTGATTAACtcttcaaaacaaattttaacgAGAACAGATAACACCGCCACAGCTAATATTGCCTCTACTCCTTCCTATATGACCacatcaccattgtttaacgcctgccttccatgctggcatgggttggacggtttgactgagggctggcaaaccagcaggctgtaccaggctccaatcttatctggcaaggtttctacagttggatgcccttcctaacgctaaccactccgagagtgtagtagctgctttttacgtgccactggtacgagggccagtcaggcttaactggcatcgaccatgcttgaatggtgctttttatgtaccactggcatgggagccagtcaggcagcactggtaacgACTACGCTCTGCCtttactactataactactactccACCATCATCTCTATtgctactgccactaccacaTAGCATCAACCTAAATagaccattacacacacacaatcagtttttctatcattttatattttcttttcctttgctttacagtcattggactgtgcccAAGATGGTTTAGTCAACCAAAtgatctcaatatttttttttaaagtctggtacttattgtatcaatccTTTTTTGTTGAACCATACGTCAACAAAGCAACActagtcaagcagtggtgagggacaaatacaacACAAGCAGAAgcacaaagatagatagacagacagatacataaacacacacacacacacatatatatatatatatatatatattctattcttttacttgtttcagtcatatgactgtagtcatgctggagcaccgccataaaAGGTTTTagccaaagaaattgaccccaagacttattctttgtaagcctagtacttctatcagcttcttttgctgaactgctaagttacagggacacacacacacacatatatatatacacatacatggtgggcttctttaagtttccaccgaccaaatctactcacaagactttggttgcctgagggctatagtagaacacacttagccaaggtgctatgcagtgggactgaatccacacaggtggttgggaagcaagcttcttaaccacatgcaCCAATGTCCCTCACCTGATCCCATCCACCACTATATTATGTATAAACTGACATACCGAATATAACATGATTGAAGTGTTCAAATCTTGTTGCAGTCAATAAATAGTGACCCCTACCTAAAACATTACCTGATTTGAGTTAGTTCAGTTGAGAAATAGATTTCTGTTCTATTTCAATAGTGTAGTAGTTAGCAATAGGAAATACATCTAGTGGTAAAAATAAAACTTAGTTCCAACAAAGAGCAAAATGcccacattttattttttataaaacaaacaaaatattataaccccccccccccaaacattTATGGTAAAAGTGCATGTCAAATATTTGAACACATTAAAGAATACCTTATGATAGACATCCTGCAGTGCTTGTTGTGCTCCTTCTGACCCAGATCCTATAGCTTTAGCATCATATTGTATGAAAGTGCCTGATGGATCCATATGGAATCTAtccaaatatgaaaaaaaaaatttatgattcAATGCCACACATTAAGCTAAGACAATAttctatgttgtgtgtatatacatataaataatcatcttcattatttaatgtccattttgcatgctggtgtgggttgggcagtttaacaggagctggcgagccagaaggctgtactaAGCTGTTTGCTCTGGCATGGTCTCTAAGGgtagatgttcttcctaatgtcaaacatttagcagagtgtactgggtgctttttgcatgacaccaggACCAGCATGGTCATCaaatagcttgcaagacaaagacccctcAACTAAGATTGGGAGTAGTATTAAGTGAGATGGCATTGTGCTGAGAAATGAGAGCTTAACATATGATAAAGGGATAAAAAGAGGTGTCTTGCTGTACATATCTGTATTACTGAGACTCTTTATGTAAGTGTGACAGCACAACATTACTAACTTTAATTTTACACAATATTTAAGCTATCATTGCAAACAAGTAAGACATAGTAACATATACTatgctttcattaattgtttttggAGTCTATATAGTCCCCAGGAGAGATAGACTCTCTCTTGTCCCTCTCACCCATGACTTTGTGTAATGTTGAGAAAATGTGACAGCTGGAGAGAGAGTACTGCATTACCACTCACTctttttcagctgagtagacaaTGATGTGAAAggaagtactttgctcaagaataACACTGTCTGGTTCAGAAATTGAAGTATTATGATCACTACCTAACCATTAAAATgcaggatagaaagaaagaaaaaaacaaaacaaaaaaaaaaacatagttcaGGTTAGCTTTCAGCaaactataattataaataaattatgatcATGTCATCATGCAGCCAGAGTATTAtctaaattttatgaaaaatttagGTAACACAATTTAGTATGAGAAACAGTTGTAAAAGTTTCTAGATGTTTACAGTTACTTACAATTGAGGACCTTTCTCATCGATACCAGCAAATAGCAATGCTACACCGAATGGACGGCTCTATAAAGAAAAATGTAGGTTTTTAATAAGTTATCTAGTCAAATAACTTTATATGATGAGTCCTTAGACacaataataaagattatattataaattagaaTATAGTCCTACAAAATAATGGCAAAAATTATGAATTAAGACTTAACTCAAATGGATAGGCTATTAAATTAGGTATATAGCTAAGCATTTCATCACTCCCAACAAGCCGTagttaatattcatttttatcaattgTAGAGTGAttaaaagaatgttattttttggCCAAGTAAATTCCTAATTTAAATGGTTTCCAACCACGATTATTCTGTTCTTTTGTATATCAGGGACAACAATGTCAAATGTATCCTCCTTATTTTTAGGAAAATAAGGTACGATTTAAAAAtgtgacagctatttctagcactaCACAGAAGCTCTCTAATAGTTGTTACAAgtgcatttgaacccagaatattgAATGAAGAACACTGTACAATACTCAGCTTAATGATGTATCATTTCTGCCAATTATATCTTTTCAAGTGAaggtatatatttcaatttttgtctcCAGTTCAAGCCCATGGGAGGTAACCCTGTGTATCACTACACTTCACTCTTTACGTCATCAGGCAGGCGGCGAAGTGGCAGAATCGTAagtacgccgagcaaaatgcctagcggcatttcgttcgtcttcatgttcatagttcaaattccgtcgaggtcctttcatcctttgaaaTAGATACTTTCAAATATTCGAAAGTCTTAAATGTAGTAGAAATTCCATAATGTAGACCATGGACACAAGAGGTGTGGTGATATCACAGGCAGACGAAAGGAGAAAACAGAAATCATATGCACAGGTGCAGTAAACCGTAAGACCTGTGTAATAGATGCTTTCAAATGCCTGGATGGCACCTTGGCGATTGAATTAGAAGTGGAGGTAGGAGTCCAAGAAGCAGAACAGCCAAAGTAAATACAGAGTCAAAAATTTTTGAGGAGCTATTATATCTACCTGCAACAAGGGCACTGTCTCTTCAAGAAATGGGTAGATTGTTtgataattatgtacatattccCCACTGGCTCTTCTATGTTGCACTTGGCCTGAACAGCCACCAGCACCCTTTGTACCCATCAAGATGAAGAGGCTCAATACTCATTACAGATTAATTACTTGGACATGAGTTAATGCCACTGCTGCCACCAAGTACATAGTGCAATACTGCATGGTAGTGAAATAGGTGTGTTGACTGTAGAGGATGTGTGAAGGCTTGAATGAAATGAGGTAAGTATTTTCTGTTGCATGTTAGGATGCATAAAGAATGGAGTACAAATGAGctaagaaaaatataatgaataagatgaaaacaggaaaaacagTTGTAGTgactgatctcaggatgctgaactTCATTAGAGAAATAACAAAAGACTGGGCTGCTGTGGTGAAGACTTGACCAACTCAGgcaaagagaaaaactgaataaCATAACTATACAACAATCATGAGAAAATATCTAAATCTTCATATCATGCCCTACTGCTgtgaaaaaaagacatattgaaataatataatcTAAGATAGAAATTTAGTgaataaaataccaaaaaaaaaaaaaaaaattaattaatagccTGACTACTTTCAATCACAGGTCTGCTTGATTAGAGCTAAATTGGGGGTGAAACACCATCATCAATAAAAATGTATCAGTTCAAAATATCACAGTATAAAAAGTACTTTGGTAGTCActgaagtgagagaaagaatgttTTGCAATTCCTTGCTGAACAACTGGCCCctgatgatttgtttattgtgatcaaatgtttgtgggACATAAGCTTATTCCTTTATTCAAATCGACAATGTCTGTACAGGTACATGGTGCTCCATACACCAAATGTCAAAATGactgcagagcaacatgaaatatagtgttttgctgaagaacacaactcACCAACCAGTCTGGGAACTGAACCCATCTTGcagttgtgagtgcaacaccctaaccattaaaccatgTGCCCTCAATGAAAAGTATATAAccacattattattacaatttggagaaacagagagaagtaCTTACCATAGCACCTGgatctgcatcatcatcaccaaatgCCAATGCGAGATTACTAACAGCTTGTGTAACACTCTCAACACTCATCTTCTCATTATAAGTAAACCAATGGTTCTGAAAGACAACACAGTAAATATTTATAGACTAGATTAATCTGATGAAATGGTCAAGTCTTACTGAAATGATGACTCTGGAGGAATGGCAGTTTAggatttgctgctgctgttgttttaacatccacttttccatgcttgcatgagttagataAGATTATGTTGAAATTCTGCTGGGACAGAATTTTCTACGCCCCAGCATACTCTTCCAGTCATCAGTCCTCACCTGATTCTAAGGGAGATGTGATAATCCAGTCTACTGAACAACAAACAGCTTGGACATGTTTACATGGAGAATTAGGAACAAATGGTGATATCACACAGATGAACCCTTTATTTACAAAGATCATACAACATATCAAGAAGCTGGACATTCTTTTATGGTGGACTGCAAGAAAGAATAACTTAATCATGAAGCTATTGTTTATAATGCAAGAAAACATGTGTAGATGAGGAAATACAGACCcactcatgaacacacacaaatatacatgacaTGCTTCTGGTTTCTGCCTACCAGATCTaatcacaaggcttaggtcagcctGGGGTCAAAGAAGAAGACATTTGattaaggtgccatacagtgagactgcaCCTAAAACCATATGCTCAGGAAGTGAACTGCTTaataacacagccatgcctgtaccattatatatacacagatacattgtAAATTTGTAGAGAGcttttgatattttatgttaCAACAGAGTGACTGATCTTCTTGTACTGCTAATAGCTGATACAATGCAAAATAATTTAGTGGTCATGACCACATATATAGACTACACAATAAATTAAACCCAACCTGTCCTAGTCTGCAAGCCAAGCCAGTGCAGCTGTTGCATTTACAAATACTCATCTTAAaaatcattcaaaagaaagtCATCTTCCAACTGATTAGCAAAGATTTACTTGCCAACATACTACAATCTTTAGCTCAGACATGCTGTCTCCACACCGTCTATTCAATCACTGCTGCAGCATCTGCACCTCTGAACCAGTTAGTTGAATACAGTTTTTACTCAAACCTACTTGACTCTCATTCTCTCATCAGTCATCAACACTGATGTGTTGTGTCaatctcactaaccattcttgaCTAAACCATGCAAAAAGTATTGTATTTTCCAACTCACAAGTTGAGGtagtatataatgtaaacattcaaacattgtcactataTTTCCAAATCTTGTGGCATTTCACatagaatttttggtcctccaaagtttccttagtgaataaataaatctacCTTTTTTAACTGTAAATTTTGGTcagaaaaatttgatttgtatgtcCAAAAATATGGTAGTTAGAgttggtacatacacacacttttccgTCCATATAAGCATTTTCTGTCACGATAGAAGacattatatttaaattcaatattcaCCTGAGCTTCAACTCGTGCTCGGTCAATCATTGTTCGGGAATCTGCAACCAATCCACTCATAGCACAACCTGAAAGAAACAAGAGTTTGTTGGAACAGGTAGTCAACAGACCAGACTATCTTTATACAATGAATTAAACTAACACAATAAAGAATTCATTACAATTTACTTGcaaatttatcttttatacttACCTATATGTGAATCAATCTCGAGAACTTTCTCTATACTTGAAGCCACAATCAGAGGACAAGTAACCCTCTTTTCGACAGCCAACACAATACCATCGTTGGTTTGGATCCCTATAGCAGTAGAACCAAGctataaatacaaaatgatatCCAATGTAAATTCTAACAAAATCTTTCCCTACTTTTAATACtgataaatgttaaataaatataggaTTGTCAAGAACTTTTATTTGAAATTGTCTGTTAACCCTTTTACTGTGGAAAGcagatatattcaaaatttcatcACTCTTAACTGTGGAAAGTAGTTttatacacaaatttattttttgttgaggAATATCATATTTGAAACTACTTTCTGTTGAGACAGGTCAAGTTTTATCAAGCCAAAgacacttgcagaaaataccaattctatgtTTTTCGTAGATATTTAACAACATTGATGgaataatgatgaaattaaacTTTGCAGTGAAAGAgttaaaagagtaataataaataGACAATGTTGGAAAGATGTCTTTTTCCAAAACACAACATATGTTaaatagttaaaagaaaataacaaaatatttcaggtAAGCTTGTtggaaaattaaatcaaataaaaggTAAGTCATACGAAAATGGGTCAAAAGCACTATCATATTATGAGTATTAAAAAGGTTAAATTCTGTGAAGATCTTATCATAACTAAATTTAACATCTCTTATACATATGCAATAgtcaaactggtttcaaattttggcacaaggccagcaatttcagggaggaagtaagttgattaaaacgacctcagtgttcaattggtacttattttatcaactagaaaaggatgaaaggcaaagtcaaccccagtggcatttgaactcagaatgtaatgtcagaagaaatgctgctaagcatattttctggtgcagtaacaattcacatcatcatcgtttaacgtctgctttccatgctagcatgggttggacgatttgactgacgactggcgaaccagatggctacaccaggctccaatctgatttggcagaatttctacagctggatgcccttcctaacgccaatacaGTCATATTACTATGCATATATTTAGTCATGTGATTAAGCTATTGTTTGTGACTAAATCTTAAACACCAACTATAACTACAATGTCTAATGTGTTCTTAAGATGAAGGCTGACCTGAACTGAAACAGGTTTCCTACAATAGTTAAATATGCTCCTTTAAGtgctacttctctctctttgccAGCTAATAATAAGTCAGAGGGACAGAACAAGTGTTTAATACTTACTTTAATAGCTTCAATAGCATATTCTACCTGGAACAACCTTCCTTCTGGCGAGAATGTATTAACACCACGGTCATATTCTGATCTGGTTAGAAACATTGTACCTgaacataaacagaaagaaaacaagtaGTCATTATCATACAAGGGACGTAACTCTgaacaaatgagaaaaaagaatttttcacTAAATTTCGAAACAATCACTGATTTAAACAAACTCTCACGGTATAAGTTCAGATATCcatttatgaaattattatcTTAAAGCTGATTCcagaaaatacatttaatacaatgGAAACAATAACagatgtttctaacataggcacagataacctgaaattttgggggagaatcCACAATCTCAGGGCTTGACAGTATATTATTAATCCTAGTGGGAGgaaagataaagttaaccttagcaggatttgaaataaGAACATAAAGAACTAGAACAAATAGAAGGCATTCTTATGATGctttaacgattttgccaatccaTCCTCCTAATTGGAAGGActaacaatcctttctgctataggtacaaggcctgaaattttgagggaattggctagttgataacattgacaCCCCCTTGCTCAACTGGTGCCTATTTCATAGACCTCC
This genomic interval from Octopus bimaculoides isolate UCB-OBI-ISO-001 chromosome 4, ASM119413v2, whole genome shotgun sequence contains the following:
- the LOC106867541 gene encoding proteasome subunit alpha type-5, whose amino-acid sequence is MFLTRSEYDRGVNTFSPEGRLFQVEYAIEAIKLGSTAIGIQTNDGIVLAVEKRVTCPLIVASSIEKVLEIDSHIGCAMSGLVADSRTMIDRARVEAQNHWFTYNEKMSVESVTQAVSNLALAFGDDDADPGAMSRPFGVALLFAGIDEKGPQLFHMDPSGTFIQYDAKAIGSGSEGAQQALQDVYHKSMSLDNARKEALKILQQVMEEKLDSTNVEMATVTREKNFQMFSKEDLKTIIEEI